The proteins below come from a single Miscanthus floridulus cultivar M001 chromosome 1, ASM1932011v1, whole genome shotgun sequence genomic window:
- the LOC136549823 gene encoding peroxygenase-like, whose protein sequence is MASPSSVAVSSLETEATQAAVTRERKLNPDLQEQLPKPYLARAMVAVDADHPNGTEGRDPRGMSVLQQHVAFFDRNGDGIVYPWETFKGMRAIGCGFFTSLVFGFLINLVMRILSMSYPTQPGWLPSLLLSVHIKNIHKAKHGSDSETYDTLTLKGGMFDPSKFDAIFSKYGRTHPDALTKDEMNLMLKANRNIYDFLGWIAAIGEWHLLYSVAKDKDGLLQRETVRGVFDASLFERLQDSKKSS, encoded by the exons atgGCGTCGCCGTCGTCGGTCGCCGTCTCGTCTCTGGAGACGGAGGCAACCCAGGCTGCCGTGACGAGGGAGCGCAAGCTCAACCCCGACCTGCAGGAGCAGCTTCCCAAGCCAT ATCTCGCGAGGGCAATGGTGGCGGTGGACGCGGACCATCCGAACGGGACCGAGGGGCGCGACCCCCGCGGAATGAGCGTGCTTCAGCAGCACGTGGCCTTCTTCGACCGCAACGGCGACGGCATCGTCTACCCCTGGGAGACTTTCAAAG GCATGCGAGCAATAGGGTGTGGGTTCTTTACATCCCTCGTTTTCGGGTTCCTCATCAACCTCGTCATGA gaattctctccatGAGTTATCCCACTCAGCCG GGATGGTTACCATCCCTTTTGCTCTCCGTCCATATAAAGAACATTCATAAGGCTAAACACGGGAGTGATTCTGAAACGTATGACACATTGACACTGAAGGGAGGTAT GTTTGATCCATCAAAATTCGATGCTATATTTAGCAAGTATGGTCGTACTCATCCAGATGCGTTGACAAAAGACGAGATGAACTTGATGCTTAAGGCAAACCGCAATATATATGATTTCCTTGGCTG GATCGCTGCTATCGGTGAATGGCATTTACTCTACAGCGTGGCAAAGGACAAAGATGGTCTGTTGCAGCGAGAAACTGTCCGGGGCGTGTTCGACGCGAGTCTATTTGAGCGACTGCAAGACAGCAAAAAATCCTCCTGA
- the LOC136549818 gene encoding peroxygenase-like yields the protein MTLCVQLVSSLSARSPRLAVLHLRRSCCEFSPRVTMSSYSSPPPPPPDQSLETEAPNAPVTRERRLNPDLQEQLPKPYLARALEAVDPSHPQGSKGRDPRGMSVLQQHAAFFDCNGDGVIYPWETFQGLRAIGCGLPLSFMGSILINLFLSYPTQPGWLPSPLLSIHIKNIHKGKHGSDSETYDTEGRFDPSKFDAIFSKYGRTHPNALTRDELGSMLQGNRNTYDFPGWMAAAGEWFLLYNLAKDKDGLLQRETVRGLFDGSLFERLQDNNNKKSS from the exons ATGACTCTGTGTGTGCAACTCGTTTCGAGCCTGTCCGCCCGGAGCCCCCGTCTCGCCGTTCTCCACCTCCGAAG ATCCTGTTGCGAGTTCAGCCC GAGAGTGACCATGTCGTCGTACTCgtcgccgcccccgccgccgccggaccAGTCCCTGGAGACGGAGGCACCCAACGCGCCCGTCACCCGGGAGCGGAGGCTCAACCCCGATCTGCAGGAGCAGCTCCCAAAGCCAT ATCTCGCGAGAGCTCTCGAGGCGGTGGACCCGAGCCACCCGCAGGGGAGCAAGGGGCGCGACCCCCGCGGCATGAGCGTGCTTCAGCAGCACGCCGCCTTCTTCGACTGCAACGGCGACGGCGTCATCTACCCATGGGAGACGTTTCAAG GCCTGCGAGCAATAGGATGTGGACTCCCGCTATCATTCATGGGCTCGATACTGATCAACCTCTTCCTCAGTTATCCCACTCAGCCG GGATGGTTACCTTCTCCTTTGCTgtccatccatataaagaacaTCCACAAGGGTAAGCACGGGAGTGATTCTGAAACTTATGACACCGAAGGGAG GTTTGATCCATCAAAGTTCGATGCTATATTTAGCAAGTATGGTCGAACTCATCCTAATGCTTTGACAAGAGACGAGTTGGGCTCAATGCTTCAAGGAAACCGCAATACGTATGATTTCCCTGGCTG GATGGCCGCTGCCGGTGAATGGTTCTTACTCTACAACTTGGCAAAAGACAAGGATGGCCTCTTGCAGCGTGAAACTGTCCGTGGTCTATTTGATGGGAGCCTATTTGAGCGACTGCAAGACAATAACAACAAGAAGTCGTCCTGA